Proteins from a single region of Phyllopteryx taeniolatus isolate TA_2022b chromosome 10, UOR_Ptae_1.2, whole genome shotgun sequence:
- the rlim gene encoding E3 ubiquitin-protein ligase RNF12-B: MEGSDSSEQSGSDQPESQRRSQLDRLDREEAFYQFVNNLSDDDYRLMRDNNLLGTPGEATEDELFSRLQNIKNGAEQQTNTPSSENLEEPSEQPETSEDPANGDSLLEWLNTVRRTGNTTRTGHRGNQSWRAVSQTNPNSGDFRFSLEISVNRNLAEQQAAAEGEQQPPESQEVDGNAEPPVLMETGVVEERVVEEMAVIVGPEPEPEPEPEPEAELEPEPEPEPEPEPEPEPEPEPEPEPEPEPEPEPEPEPEPEPEPEPEPEPEPEREEIVSNETHAGPPSSPVVVSVQPTLSLSLRRGHRRARSRSSEPCRTRARTARSRSPLRSDQMEELPNPRFAHTSEGPSTDTSAPLALQVEGSSRTRQHVLSRQSAAESDIQQPRVETEQTPETQSVASHEGESGVEGGAAGRRPPTIMLDLQVRRVRPGEYRQRDSIASRTRSRSQNSNNTFLYESERGGFRRTFSRSERAGVRTYVSTIRIPIRRISDASLGEATSMALQSMIRQIMTGFGELGYLMDSDSDSSDSNRGASASADLAENSNNPDATAPAAPVVDEPPVATGVRARTVETDMDEGLATTPPAPGGRARPRAPINLEEPSSLPLLRLAHFFLLNDEDEDQPQGLTKEQIDNLAMRNFGESDALKTCSVCITEYAEGNKLRKLPCSHEYHVHCIDRWLSENSTCPICRRAVLVSTNRESVV, translated from the exons ATGGAAGGGTCTGACAGTTCAGAGCAGAGCGGCAGTGACCAGCCAGAGTCGCAGCGCAGGAGCCAGCTGGATCGTCTTGACAGAGAAGAAGCCTTCTACCAATTTGTCAACAATCTGAGTGATGATGACTATCGTCTTATGAGAGACAACAATCTTTTGGGCACCCCAG gagagGCAACAGAGGATGAGCTGTTCAGTAGACTTCAGAATATCAAAAATGGTGCAGAGCAGCAGACGAACACGCCCAGTTCAGAAAATTTAGAAGAGCCAAGTG AACAACCTGAAACCTCAGAAGATCCTGCTAATGGTGATAGTCTCCTAGAATGGCTGAACACAGTGAGGCGCACAGGCAACACAACCAGAACTGGTCATCGTGGAAACCAGTCATGGAGGGCAGTAAGTCAGACCAACCCAAACAGTGGAGACTTTCGCTTCAGCCTGGAAATCAGCGTGAATCGCAACTTAGCTGAGCAGCAGGCCGCTGCTGAAGGAGAACAACAGCCTCCAGAGTCTCAAGAAGTAGATGGAAATGCTGAACCACCTGTTCTCATGGAGACAGGAGTGGTAGAAGAACGAGTTGTTGAGGAGATGGCTGTCATAGTAGGACCAGAGCCTGAGCCCGAACCCGAGCCCGAGCCTGAGGCTGAGCTTGAGCCGGAGCCGGAGCCGGAGCCAGAGCCGGAGCCGGAGCCAGAGCCAGAGCCGGAGCCGGAGCCAGAGCCGGAGCCAGAGCCAGAGCCTGAGCCTGAGCCTGAGCCAGAGCCAGAGCCAGAGCCTGAGCCCGAGCCCGAGCCAGAGCCTGAACGGGAAGAGATTGTTTCAAATGAGACGCATGCAGGTCCTCCCAGCTCACCAGTTGTTGTGTCAGTTCAACCAACGCTTTCTCTGTCTCTACGTAGAGGACATAGGAGAGCTCGCAGCCGCAGTTCAGAACCATGCAGAACCAGGGCTCGTACAGCCAGGAGCCGTTCCCCTCTCCGTTCAGATCAGATGGAAGAGCTGCCTAATCCCCGCTTTGCTCATACTTCTGAAGGACCTAGCACCGATACCAGCGCTCCACTTGCGCTTCAAGTGGAGGGTAGTTCTCGGACTCGACAGCATGTGCTTTCTAGACAAAGTGCTGCTGAGAGTGATATTCAGCAGCCCAGGGTTGAAACTGAACAAACTCCTGAAACCCAAAGCGTTGCTTCTCATGAAGGAGAAAGTGGAGTTGAAGGTGGTGCAGCTGGACGAAGGCCACCTACTATAATGCTTGATCTTCAGGTGCGTCGGGTGCGTCCAGGCGAATATCGCCAAAGGGACAGCATTGCCAGTCGTACACGTTCGCGGTCACAGAACTCAAACAACACATTTCTTTATGAAAGTGAGCGTGGTGGATTTCGTAGGACTTTCTCACGCTCTGAGCGTGCTGGTGTCCGGACCTATGTCAGTACAATTCGTATCCCTATCCGTAGAATTTCGGATGCAAGTTTGGGAGAGGCGACCTCAATGGCTCTCCAGTCTATGATTCGACAGATCATGACTGGCTTCGGTGAGCTCGGCTACCTCATGGATTCTGACTCAGATTCTTCCGATTCCAACCGTGGAGCCAGTGCATCCGCAGATTTGGCTGAAAACTCCAATAACCCAGATGCCACCGCTCCTGCTGCTCCTGTTGTAGATGAACCACCTGTGGCTACTGGAGTCAGAGCAAGGACAGTTGAGACCGATATGGATGAAGGACTTGCCACTACTCCTCCAGCCCCTGGTGGCAGGGCTAGACCCAGAGCCCCTATCAACCTTGAGGAGCCAAGCTCATTGCCCCTCCTCCGACTGGCTCACTTCTTCCTATTAAATGATGAAGATGAGGACCAACCCCAAGGGCTGACCAAAGAACAGATTGACAACCTTGCCATGCGCAACTTTGGCGAAAGTGACGCCTTGAAGACTTGCAGTGTCTGTATAACAGAGTATGCGGAAGGAAACAAGCTGCGGAAGCTTCCTTGCTCCCATGAGTATCACGTGCATTGCATCGATCGCTGGCTGTCGGAAAACTCCACCTGCCCCATCTGTCGCAGGGCTGTTCTGGTGTCTACTAATAGAGAGAGTGTAGTGTAG